From the genome of Longimicrobium sp., one region includes:
- a CDS encoding proline dehydrogenase family protein: MLKQSLLLLSESPTARKVITRVPVSRAIAHRFVAGDTLDEAIDAARSLNAAGLSVSLDYLGESVGSREEAEAAADMAIRILERIARERVDANISLKPTQLGLDIDEEFCRDNVELVLQRARELGDGEGEVFVRLDMESSDYTERTIALVEGLWADGFRNTGTVLQSYLRRTPDDLERLIALGSRIRLVKGAYMEPETVAYPDKDDVDRAYVQEMERLLEAGVYPAIATHDEAIIDHARRYVWERGIGKESFEFQMLYGVRRDLQQRLREEGYNVRVYVPFGDSWYPYLMRRLAERPANMLFMAGSVLKESGARRFLSPAAAAVGIAAGAVGTFLWTGRGKRRRGGARRGRPRR, from the coding sequence ATGCTCAAGCAAAGCCTCCTCCTCCTCAGCGAGAGCCCCACCGCCCGCAAGGTGATCACCCGCGTGCCGGTCTCGCGCGCCATCGCCCACCGCTTCGTGGCGGGCGACACCCTCGACGAGGCCATCGACGCCGCGCGCTCCCTCAACGCCGCCGGGCTCTCCGTCTCGCTCGACTACCTGGGCGAGTCGGTGGGGAGCCGCGAGGAGGCCGAGGCCGCCGCCGACATGGCCATCCGCATCCTGGAGCGCATCGCCCGCGAGCGGGTGGACGCCAACATCTCGCTCAAGCCCACCCAGCTGGGCCTGGACATCGACGAGGAGTTCTGCCGCGACAACGTGGAGCTGGTGCTGCAGCGGGCGCGCGAGCTGGGCGACGGCGAGGGGGAGGTCTTCGTGCGCCTGGACATGGAGTCCAGCGACTACACCGAGCGCACCATCGCCCTGGTGGAGGGGCTCTGGGCCGACGGCTTCCGCAACACGGGGACGGTCCTCCAGTCGTACCTCCGCCGCACCCCCGACGACCTGGAGCGGCTGATCGCGCTGGGCTCGCGCATCCGGCTGGTGAAGGGCGCCTACATGGAGCCCGAGACGGTGGCCTACCCCGACAAGGACGACGTGGACCGGGCGTACGTGCAGGAGATGGAGAGGCTGCTGGAGGCGGGCGTCTACCCGGCCATCGCCACCCACGACGAGGCCATCATCGACCACGCCCGGCGCTACGTGTGGGAGCGGGGGATCGGCAAGGAGAGCTTCGAGTTCCAGATGCTCTACGGGGTGCGGCGCGACCTGCAGCAGCGGCTGCGCGAGGAGGGGTACAACGTGCGCGTCTACGTCCCCTTCGGCGACAGCTGGTACCCGTACCTGATGCGGCGCCTGGCCGAGCGGCCCGCCAACATGCTCTTCATGGCGGGGAGCGTGCTGAAGGAGTCGGGCGCCCGCCGCTTCCTGAGCCCGGCGGCGGCGGCCGTGGGGATCGCCGCGGGGGCGGTGGGCACCTTCCTGTGGACCGGCCGGGGCAAACGCCGCCGCGGCGGCGCACGGCGCGGACGGCCTCGCCGGTGA
- a CDS encoding PDZ domain-containing protein, with translation MTGVSYRLRMPEPHTHLLEVVLTAEEVREPARVVMPSWTPGSYLMREFPRNVVHFVAVDGAGRELPSRKTDKNTWLVDAPPDGLLRARLIVYADELTVRTSHLDATHASINGASVFPYLAGRESAPHRLGVEAPPGWRTTTSLAEDGAPNAFLAADYDELVDSPLEIGTHELIEWEVEGRRHRYAVWGRGNWERERLVADTTRIVRAEHALFGTLPYRDYTFIVHLTPGGAGGLEHRASTQLLADRWSFRGPPYESFLGLAAHELFHAWNGKRIRPAVLGPFDYTREAYTRELWVVEGLTTYYTDLLLRRAGLISQARYLEKLGEMISRWQTLPGRVVQPLADASFDTWIKFYRPDANTPNATISYYQKGALVALLLDLRIRAATGNGRSLDDVMRALWERWGACDRGFPEGAVEEVAQEVAGADLRAFFDRALRSTEELEYDEPLAAAGLALRPAHAPPPGAPAPTGPVGDPSAERLRTEVRTGLQFKLEGWRTLVAHVLAGSAAWRAGVNAGDELVALDGMRIGGETLVARLQEKPPGSRAQLTVFRRDELVTLSLEVETGPPTRFLVRPVEAPTPAQRAVLEDWLREDVPGPRPPGLT, from the coding sequence GTGACGGGCGTCTCCTACCGGCTCCGCATGCCGGAGCCGCACACGCACCTCCTGGAGGTGGTGCTCACGGCCGAGGAGGTCCGGGAGCCCGCGCGCGTGGTGATGCCGTCGTGGACGCCGGGGTCGTACCTGATGCGCGAGTTCCCGCGCAACGTGGTGCACTTCGTGGCCGTCGACGGCGCGGGGCGCGAGCTCCCCTCCCGCAAGACCGACAAGAACACCTGGCTGGTGGACGCCCCGCCCGACGGCCTGCTGCGCGCCCGGCTCATCGTCTACGCCGACGAGCTGACGGTGCGCACCAGCCACCTGGACGCCACCCACGCCTCCATCAACGGCGCCAGCGTCTTCCCGTACCTGGCCGGGCGCGAGAGCGCCCCGCACCGCCTGGGCGTGGAGGCGCCGCCGGGGTGGCGCACCACCACCTCGCTCGCCGAGGACGGCGCGCCGAACGCCTTCCTGGCGGCCGACTACGACGAGCTGGTCGACTCGCCGCTGGAGATCGGCACCCACGAGCTGATCGAGTGGGAGGTGGAGGGCCGCCGGCACCGCTACGCCGTCTGGGGGCGCGGCAACTGGGAGCGCGAGCGCCTGGTGGCCGACACCACCCGCATCGTGCGGGCCGAGCACGCCCTCTTCGGCACGCTGCCGTACCGCGACTACACCTTCATCGTCCACCTCACCCCCGGCGGGGCGGGGGGGCTGGAGCACCGCGCCTCCACGCAGCTGCTGGCCGACCGCTGGAGCTTCCGGGGGCCGCCGTACGAGAGCTTCCTGGGGCTGGCGGCGCACGAGCTCTTCCACGCCTGGAACGGCAAGCGCATCCGCCCCGCGGTGCTGGGGCCCTTCGACTACACGCGCGAGGCGTACACGCGCGAGCTGTGGGTGGTGGAAGGGCTCACCACCTACTACACCGACCTGCTGCTGCGCCGCGCCGGGCTCATCTCGCAGGCGCGCTACCTGGAGAAGCTGGGGGAGATGATCTCTCGCTGGCAGACGCTCCCGGGGCGGGTGGTGCAGCCGCTGGCCGACGCCTCGTTCGACACCTGGATCAAGTTCTACCGCCCCGACGCCAACACCCCCAACGCCACCATCTCGTACTACCAGAAGGGCGCCCTGGTGGCGCTCCTGCTGGACCTGAGGATCCGCGCGGCCACGGGGAACGGGCGCTCGCTGGACGACGTGATGCGCGCGCTGTGGGAGCGCTGGGGCGCCTGCGACCGGGGCTTCCCCGAGGGCGCGGTGGAGGAGGTGGCGCAGGAGGTGGCGGGCGCCGACCTGCGGGCGTTCTTCGACCGGGCGCTGCGCTCGACCGAGGAGCTGGAGTACGACGAGCCGCTCGCGGCGGCGGGGCTCGCGCTGCGCCCGGCGCACGCGCCGCCGCCGGGCGCGCCCGCCCCCACGGGGCCGGTGGGCGACCCCTCGGCCGAGCGGCTGCGCACCGAGGTGCGCACGGGGCTGCAGTTCAAGCTGGAGGGGTGGCGGACGCTGGTGGCGCACGTGCTGGCCGGCAGCGCCGCCTGGCGCGCGGGGGTGAACGCGGGCGACGAGCTGGTGGCGCTGGACGGGATGCGCATCGGGGGGGAGACGCTCGTGGCGCGGCTGCAGGAGAAGCCGCCCGGGAGCCGCGCCCAGCTCACCGTCTTCCGCCGCGACGAGCTGGTGACGCTCTCGCTGGAGGTGGAGACCGGCCCGCCCACGCGCTTCCTGGTGCGCCCGGTGGAGGCGCCGACGCCCGCGCAGCGCGCCGTGCTGGAGGACTGGCTGCGCGAGGACGTCCCCGGCCCCCGCCCGCCGGGGTTGACGTAA